One window from the genome of Trichoplusia ni isolate ovarian cell line Hi5 chromosome 13, tn1, whole genome shotgun sequence encodes:
- the LOC113500055 gene encoding uncharacterized protein LOC113500055, with translation MEEPRNKIPARMERGESRVEDLHLDRIVASQPEIGPTPPDGGYGWLIVVSAVMYHITVPALLSMYGLIILKAIREEDHDENERMKIWDVDIALVPVIAVIIRLLLESWCRAVVKIFNMPRFMALAGLCLTVAGVLLSSYSTDSESNDHIINIFSGIFTGAGCALTGQQTEIIITHYFREKLTMAQRLVRMAPSVGNCLVPILIGYLCTIYTGDVVVMIYGAIIMQNCVFLASYSRPIYIERVIRHTYNMLRDAVEDEDEVIFSNQNRPGGSSSQGQTNPPVGPSQNTTQDEDGADAVVFSTRKNAKEILDPAIQHRENQLASNADLQRRFSNDFSTLHDVTSNRFSSDFGSLDVTSYARVNGYQELENIDSRNPQPLYRETTVNAPQGSVVFADEVSPGTARRTASLKKNFITITNMLLDINFYLYALLHLCTTFSILVLGVLFPPLIWEQNPSMNISSVSTLIAVAHGSALCFIMLCVVLPKSINEKARLCAAFCVAGAMGFYGIAFSEKKSLFVVWCMLASFATAASSILQQPLYNSTLNDFDTTATMTTSNTIVAIFIMAWSLLYNYDYRTCFLTASGLQTVTACMFFALSFRRRR, from the exons atggaGGAGCCACGAAACAAGATCCCCGCCCGGATGGAAAGGGGTGAAAGCAGGGTGGAAGATTTACATTTGGACCGGATTGTGGCCTCACAGCCCGAGATAGGGCCTACACCTCCCGACGGTGGATATGGGTGGTTGATTGTTGTGTCTGCTGTAATGTATCATATTACGGTCCCAGCCCTGCTGTCTATGTACGGTTTAATCATCTTGAAGGCGATCAGAGAAGAAGATCATGATGAGAACGAACGTATGAAGATATGGGACGTCGACATAGCTTTGGTTCCAGTCATAGCAGTTATCATTAGACTCCTCCTGGAATCATGGTGCAGGGCTGTTGTGAAGATCTTCAACATGCCAAGGTTCATGGCTCTGGCGGGTCTGTGCCTCACAGTGGCCGGCGTCCTCCTCTCCAGTTACTCCACTGATTCAGAAAGTAACGACCACATAATAAACATATTCTCCGGTATATTTACAG gTGCTGGGTGCGCTCTAACTGGACAACAGACTGAGATTATCATAACCCACTACTTTAGAGAGAAGCTGACGATGGCCCAGAGACTGGTCCGCATGGCGCCATCTGTCGGCAACTGCCTTGTGCCAATACTCATCGGGTACCTATGTACAATATACACCGGCGATGTGGTCGTCATGATCTATGGAGCCATCATCATGCAGAACTGTGTCTTCCTAGCATCGTACTCCCGCCCGATATACATAGAAAGAGTTATTCGACACACTTATAACATGCTACGAGACGCCGTTGAGGACGAAGACGAGGTCATTTTCTCAAATCAAAATCGACCAGGTGGTAGCTCTAGTCAGGGCCAAACCAACCCTCCAGTAGGGCCCTCACAGAACACTACGCAAGATGAGGATGGCGCAGACGCAGTCGTTTTCAGCACTAGAAAGAATGCCAAAGAGATCCTCGACCCTGCTATACAGCATAGAGAAAACCAATTAGCTTCCAACGCAGACTTACAACGCAGGTTTTCGAATGACTTCAGTACACTACACGATGTGACCTCCAACCGATTTTCTTCTGATTTTGGATCGCTGGACGTCACCAGCTACGCTAGAGTGAATGGCTACCAGGAACTAGAAAATATTGACAGTAGAAACCCTCAACCTCTGTATAGAGAGACCACAGTCAACGCGCCGCAGGGTAGCGTGGTCTTCGCGGACGAAGTATCTCCGGGAACTGCCAGGAGAACAGCGTCATTGAAGAAGAACTTCATCACGATCACGAACATGCTGCTAGACATTAATTTCTACTTGTATGCGTTGCTACATCTGTGCACGACTTTCTCTATACTGGTGCTTGGTGTTCTGTTCCCGCCTTTGATTTGGGAGCAAAATCCTTCGATGAACATTTCATCG GTTTCGACACTGATAGCAGTAGCTCACGGGTCAGCATTGTGCTTCATAATGCTGTGCGTCGTGCTTCCAAAGTCCATCAACGAGAAAGCGAGACTGTGCGCCGCGTTCTGCGTCGCCGGGGCTATGGGCTTTTATG GAATCGCATTCTCAGaaaaaaagagtttgtttgtcgtGTGGTGCATGCTGGCGAGCTTCGCGACGGCTGCCTCCAGCATCCTGCAGCAGCCGTTGTACAACAGCACCCTCAACGACTTCGACACAACAGCTACAATGACGACATCCAACACAATCGTAGCCATATTCATCATGGCCTGGTCCCTTCTGTACAACTATGATTACAGGACTTGTTTCTTGACTGCCAGTGGGCTGCAGACTGTGACTGCTTGCATGTTCTTCGCTTTGTCTTTTAGGAGACGGCGGTAG